In Actinomadura citrea, a single window of DNA contains:
- a CDS encoding MFS transporter: MRTAERTTAPDERSDGGLPLPALLALATAVFITSLTETLPAGLLPAMSASLHASESATGQTVTIYAIGTALTAVPLTAATAAWRRRRLLLTTVAGFAVANTVTALSTHYALTMVARFAAGVAAGLAWALLAGYARRLVPAHLEGRAIAVAMAGIPVALSLGVPAGTFLGAALGWQAAFLTMTGLTVVLLGWITVSVPDFPGRPAGERTGGQSVLRVPGVAAVLFVTLVFVLAHTILYTYISAILDGLGMGSSTDLVLLAFGAASLAGIWVVGAHIHRRLRALMIAGTLLVAAAAAVLAFWSDAPALVYAAVVLWGLGWGGAPTLLQTAAGDAGGDAADAAQAMLVTLWNVAMAGGGIAGGVLLHLSGSASLAWSTLALLAPVLAVVLAARTHGFPAHR; this comes from the coding sequence ATGCGAACCGCCGAGAGAACGACCGCGCCGGACGAGAGGTCCGACGGGGGGCTGCCCCTGCCGGCGCTGCTGGCGCTGGCGACGGCGGTCTTCATCACGAGCCTGACCGAGACGCTGCCCGCCGGGCTGCTGCCCGCGATGAGCGCGAGCCTGCACGCGAGCGAGTCCGCGACCGGGCAGACCGTGACGATCTACGCGATCGGAACGGCGCTGACCGCCGTCCCGCTGACCGCGGCCACCGCCGCATGGCGGCGCCGCCGCCTCCTGCTGACGACCGTCGCGGGGTTCGCCGTCGCCAACACCGTCACGGCGCTGTCGACCCACTACGCGCTGACCATGGTGGCCCGGTTCGCGGCCGGGGTCGCGGCCGGCCTCGCCTGGGCGCTGCTGGCCGGATACGCCCGCCGCCTGGTGCCCGCCCACCTGGAGGGACGTGCCATCGCCGTCGCCATGGCCGGGATCCCGGTCGCGCTCTCCCTGGGCGTCCCCGCCGGGACGTTCCTCGGCGCGGCGCTGGGCTGGCAGGCGGCGTTCCTGACCATGACCGGCCTGACCGTCGTCCTGCTCGGCTGGATCACCGTGTCCGTCCCGGACTTCCCCGGCCGCCCGGCGGGGGAGCGGACGGGCGGCCAGAGCGTCCTGCGCGTCCCCGGGGTGGCGGCCGTGCTGTTCGTGACGCTCGTCTTCGTCCTCGCCCACACGATCCTCTACACCTACATCTCCGCCATCCTCGACGGGCTCGGCATGGGCTCGTCCACCGACCTCGTCCTGCTGGCCTTCGGGGCCGCGTCCCTGGCCGGCATCTGGGTGGTCGGCGCGCACATCCACCGCCGCCTGCGCGCCCTCATGATCGCCGGGACGCTGCTGGTCGCCGCCGCCGCCGCCGTCCTGGCGTTCTGGTCGGACGCCCCCGCCCTCGTCTACGCGGCCGTGGTGCTGTGGGGCCTCGGCTGGGGCGGCGCGCCCACCCTGCTCCAGACCGCCGCCGGGGACGCGGGCGGCGACGCGGCCGACGCGGCGCAGGCCATGCTCGTCACCCTCTGGAACGTCGCCATGGCCGGCGGCGGGATCGCCGGAGGCGTCCTGCTGCACCTGTCCGGCTCCGCCTCGCTCGCCTGGAGCACCCTCGCGCTCCTCGCCCCGGTCCTCGCGGTCGTCCTCGCCGCCCGGACCCACGGATTTCCCGCACACCGCTGA